CTTGGTTTGCTCCTTTTGGAAAACAGGGATAAATActccccccttccattccccGTTCCCTGGCAGGTGGAGGGGCTTTGCTGGTGTTTAGCCATGGAAAGGGCTAGGTGAGTGCTTTGTGATACTCCCAGCAGCTGGTCGGATAGGGACAGCCTATCCTTGGGACACCTAATGACCAGGGAAAATGCCCCTCTTGTGCCAATTGCAAAGCTCATTTGCTAGCACAACAGGCCTGGAGACATCCCGCACCAAACCCCTGCCAGGCAGGAGAGCGCATGGGATTCTCCATTCTACCGCTGACCTCCTGTCAGCAGGGAACGTCACCGCTCACCTGTACACTCTCCCTCGGGGTCTTGCTCTCACTCCATAGACGTTCGCCCTTTGCGACAGGCTCCCCCTGCTTGGAAAACGGCCCCTCGAGCCCCCACGGTCAGTTGTGCTGATACCTGGCATGTTGGTCCTCTTGGGCAGCACCTGCGACAAGTCAAAGATCAAGGAGTGGCCAGGACCCTGGTtacggtggtgaagcactggaatgggtcacctagggaggtggtggaatctccttccttagaggtttttaaggtcaggcttgacaaagccctggctgggatgatttagttgggattaggtcctgttttgagcagggtgttggactagatgacctcctgaggtcccttccaaccctgatattctaggattctatgaccCCTGCCCCAACACTTCCCTCGCAAACGGCGCGTCTCCCACTCAAATCAGAGACAGCATCTTGGTGAACCAACTGCAGCAGCCTCCCAGCCGGGAGGGAGCAGGGTTTGAAGGTGACCACAAGTGCTACATTTCCCAGGCTATAGACAGTGGCACCGAAGGGCCCTCCCAGAGTGGAGCTGGCCCCTCGTCCCCAGAGGGCAAGGCCTATCACCAGGCAGGGGGCAGCGTCTCTAAGGAGGGAGGCAAGAGGCAAAACCGATGAAACCCACAGCAAAGAATCTGGAGCCAGGCAGGAGCAGCTCAGACCCTGACTGAGGCCTGCACCCTGGGAGACCTGGAGGCGTAGACTCAGCACTGGGAGGGCCTCTTTTTTCAGCACCCAGAGGCACCCGAACCAAGTACAAACAGCTGCAGCCCAATGACGTATCTCTAGCCCAGTCTGTGGTCCGGGTGCAGACCCCCAGGAAGCAAAGTGCGTTCGTCAGGAAGGCGAATCCCTCCCTAGGTTCATGGCACTAGTCACTCCTGCCTCGCACCCCTGTCGGGCCCGGTGTCCTTACCTTGATGACCCGGCCTCTGAACATGCTCTCATCCAGCTCCACCGCTGCCTTCACAGAGCTCTTGTCCTCAAACTCAATGTATGCATacctgggaagggaaaggaagacaGCGTCCCCTTTGCACTGCAGCATCTGCTCGGGGAGGTCACAACACGGGAACCTGCGCAGGTGGCCAGGTAACATCGCGGTCCGCTGCTCAGCATGGGGAGTCTGTCCTGCCACTCTAAGGGCCTTTCCTTCACATAACGGACTAGGCACCGCTCCAGACAGCGCTGAGAGAGTGGAGGGTAGCAGATCACACCACGGCTGGCACTGGAGCTATACCTACTGCCATCAGTTCAAATTATTCAGTCGTGCAATCAACCATTAAACAATTTTTAGAGCACGACGGTTGCCAACGCTCTTTCCCTGGGCTGCGATCTCTCTCACCACCTGGTAAGCCATGCTCTAGACAGCCCACCTAGGCAGCATGGAGCCCCTGCACCAATCTGAAACCGAGCTCGCACCCTGCATTCAAGTGCAGCTCTCGCTAGACAGATGCTATTGAGTTCAGATTGTAACGGGGACTGGCCCAGTAGCAGAGTGTTATAACGTGGTTAGAGCTAGGAAAAGCACCTGGGGCTACGCTTCCCAGGGGATTCTGAATCAAGGAAAATTCTCCAGCTTCAATGACCAGGCAAGTCATGCGATAGCTCTGAATCCCTGGCACTTAGGCTCTGATACTGCAATTGATGGCACTTGACTGGCCTGCTGGgcctgcacagagccccactgcagtcaatgggggaTCTGCACGGGCAGTGAATTCCACCCACGCGCTCCCAGTGCAGGACTAGCGCCTTCACTTGCTGCCTGTCCAGGGCAGAGGCCAACTCCATGGGTGTCCCACAGCACCGAGCATGTTGTCAGCACATTCAGAATCAATCCTGACTCTCTAGAACCCAGGGAGACAGCCAGCCCATGACTCCGCTATGCGAGAGGAGAGAAACAGCAGCCGAGTTagttatagaaataaaaatatacatctcTGTTTTAATGTAGAGCCGTGAGCCGTGCGGACACTAATCATTAAATCAGCGAAGTATCGAAAGTTCAGACACAGTCTCCCCAGCGCCTTTCATCCCAGCTTGTGCCAGATGGAAGGAGCACATCAGCAGTGACAGAAATGATATTGACAGGTTTCCAGACCGGGTAAGAGGAAGAAGTAAAGCACTAGGCTTCGGACTTAGCCTCCAAAGCCAGACATGCCCGGTCTGCAGAAGAGCTCTCTGCACCCAAGGTGGGCAGCAATAGAGGAAGAGGACAATGAAAGAAACCTTAAACCCCAACCCAAAGCCATGCTGGTCCTACAGCTGGTTTCCCTGCAGATGCTGGAAGTCAGAGAGCGCCGAGGTTTCTGCAGAGATCTGATGATCCCAGCATAAGACAGGAGAAGAAATAGGAATGGCCGCCTTCCTAGTTAATGGGGCTCTGGGAAAGGAATTTCTAGAGCAAGGATATGAGGATCCAGCGTCGTGTTCTCAGAACatattccccaccccaccccaaactgCTACAACCCAAGTGTCCCTAGAGCACAGCACTGACCCTTTGGGATGTCCGGAGAATTTATCACAGAGGATGGTCACTCGGTTGATCTGCCCACAGCTATTGAAATGGGACTCCAGCTCTTCTGCTGTTCCACCATAGTCCACCTGCAAAGACATCCCCGTTCCATTCAGATGCCACCAAGGGCACATGCCCATGCCCAtgccctgccagccagccccagaaTATGATTTACAATGGCTCCGCCTTCCACCAGCTCAAATTATTCAGGGCTGCAACCAAGCAGTAAACAGTGATAATAAATAATGTTGATTTGTGAGGTGCCCCATGGCCAGCTATTATACGGGGAACCTCACCAATGGCACCAGCCAGTGAATTTGCCCCATGTGCAGGGCACATGTTGGAAGCTGGTTCAATGCCCACTCACTGCAGTTGGTAGATTTTAACCCCATGTCGAGGAGCTCCTGTCTGGAGAACATCAGAACATGAGATCTGCCCCTCGTGCATCTTTGCCTCTGGATTCAGGGCTCTGATAGGGTATGTTATACAGAGCTAGGCTAATGCCACAGACCCCTTCCTGTGAAAGTCTGCGCCAATCAAGAAGCGAATCAGCTCGGGCTGCGTTCAGCAGCTTTTGGCCTCGTCCTCCACAAGGATTCTCAGGAAGACGCTCACTGACACCGGTGACGCTGGCTCGCAAGGCCTCGCGTAGACCCATagcacagcagcagtgcctgaGCCTCGTGCTGGCCGCTCACGGCACCGAGGTGACTCTCGGCCAGAAAGAATCAGACATTCCAGCTGGAAACCTGAATCCAAGCCTTGACCATCCAGTCAGGAACAGAAACAACACCGTGTGGCCTAGCTAGGCCCAAGCAAAGCCACTTGTGTTTTTGAATATCCACAAGTGAGCCCCAGACCCAGGACTAATGGTGGAAATTATCAAGCAGATAAGTTTGAAATAAGTTCAAGACAGCGGCTCTCACCCATTTCCCTCATAGGAGGGGATGCTAAGCACATCCAGTAACGTGTGGTTCATCCCGCTCTGCTCCTAGCAGGAGGCTGGGACAGACCGTCTTGGGACacatcccacccccagcccattaGCAGCTCTGCTGAGCTTTCTGCCCTGGGAATGTCACcgaacgggggcgggggggtctcgtggttttcaacctgtccCACTTACATTGCCCACGTAGATGGATCTCTGATCAGCCTCGATTTTCTCCTCTGCTGTCCTAGGAAAGGGAATACCTGCAGAGACAAGGATTCCTTTGAAGGTGCTGCACAGAAAGAGAGTGACGGGGGGCAGTGGGGTTTCTGGCCAAGTAAGGTTGGTGCTGATGGGAGGGCGACCCTGACAGCCCTAGAGACTGAATTACTAGCCCCTCAGCCCTTCGGAACAAGAGGTCTCCTCAAAGGTGAAAGACAAGGTGACATGCTTCCTCCACACCACCTCCTGCCACTTCTGTCCTGAGCACCCCCAATCCCCAAATCTGCCAACGCGCTTAAGTCCCCATCCAAAGCCCACCTCCCCTCGTTCCATTCCAGGGCCTCTCTAGTTACGGCAAACCACGCAATGGGCGTTACAGACAAACTAGGCTGAGGCCACCGAACTCATTTCATGGGTGACAGACGTATTTGAACCACGATCTCCAGAGGGGAGAGCTGAGTGGGTTGATGCCTGGCTAGGTGCAAGCCTTTGTTGAGGGAAACAGTCCTGCAGCCCTCTGTGTTTATTCTCTTCCTCATTTGGGGTCTTATCCCAAACATGCCACATTGTGTCCTTTGAGCATGTCATCACCAGAGAGGCACTAAGGCCcctgcaggaggtggggggggtatTTTACAAGGACCTGCCAGACAGACTCAGACCTGTAACCCATCTAGCCTGCCTCTTGGAGTGGCCTGAGCTTCAGAGAATGGCACTAGACCCCACCACAATGAAACAGTCAGCCCTGAGGGAAGGATCTCCCTAGCCCCAGGGGCTGGTTCGTGCCCCTAGAGCTGATCTGGCATAGCAGGAATGGCCGGATAATAGAGCTTTGACCCTGGAAAGCTCCAGGTGCTTGTGCCAAGCCAGCAGCTCTGGCACCAACGGCACCTTCAAAGAGCTCTGCACTCACTCCCTAAGCCTCAATACCCCAGGGACGAAACCTGTGTCCATCACTGAccgaggttaagtgacttgcccaaggccaggcTCAGGGCAGAATCAGTTGCagaactggggacagaacccataAGCCCTCACTCTGAAACCCATGCTCAGTGTCCTAAGCCATGCGTAGGGGTCCTCCATCCACTCTCACACAGCAGAGATCCCCCAttctcccactgcctccctgccaaTTGCACCTTTGGAGGCAGACTAGGCCAGGGAGCCTTTGACACTGTCACTATCCACCCCTCTGGCTAATGGGGATATGGCACTGGCTGTCCCTTGAGGCCTCAAACACGGCAGCATTTGGCCCTGCGGTAGGAAATCCTGTCCCATGCGCCTCCCAGGTTCAGCTAAACCCTCAGCTTAACACCCCtcccgggggagctgcagctcCGTACCTGCCTGCGATCTCAGGATGAGGTGGTTCTTGGCCTCAGCCTGCAGCTCCTTGAGCCtctcgtcctcctcctccatctcacGGACTTTGGCCTTGATGGCTTCCAGTTCCTGAGCACCAAACCCAAGAGGCCGAGCACGTGAGAACCcagtgcagagaggggcagctcTGCAAGAGGAGACCCCAGGGCCAAGTCCCGTTTCCTCCCACCCGGCGTCTGTCTTGTCTGCTCAGCGTCAGCTCtacagggcagggcctgtctcatGACAGGTCTCTGCAGAGCCTCTAGTCAACTGGGGTTAGCTGCGCAAGTTcgacccctggctgccccacagACTTCAACCGGAGCGGCTTACCCCAGTTCAAGCAGAGTTGCCGTGTCTTCCCTGCGATTAGCTAACGGTGgttagctaacctgagttaaacACACGCAGCGAAGAGTGGCCTGCCTTGGGACCGTGggtaagtcagtgacagagccaggaccagaacccaggtgtcccaagTCCTCCCTTGCCCAGTGTCCCATCCACCAGCCCATGCTTTTGCATGGATGAAATTAGTGCCACCAAATCACATTCAGCCAACCAATGAATCACACGGCTCCCGAGCCTCGAGGGAAAGATGTAGCAGAACTGCACCCTGCATCACCACTGTAAaacgggtgggggggggtgggggggggggaagagagaa
Above is a genomic segment from Chrysemys picta bellii isolate R12L10 chromosome 14, ASM1138683v2, whole genome shotgun sequence containing:
- the PABPN1L gene encoding embryonic polyadenylate-binding protein 2, giving the protein MYQMESWQGLPQVQFPPGLPSSLEWVDLFVRRGVLKMFGFQASPLFLDPSGAWWQDPQPSLARVDSSWDMAEMAARQKAADEDSDLSPLEGDSAEELGVLDPELEAIKAKVREMEEEDERLKELQAEAKNHLILRSQAGIPFPRTAEEKIEADQRSIYVGNVDYGGTAEELESHFNSCGQINRVTILCDKFSGHPKGYAYIEFEDKSSVKAAVELDESMFRGRVIKVLPKRTNMPGISTTDRGGSRGRFPSRGSLSQRANVYGVRARPRGRVYRGRGRLSPWYSPY